The Plasmodium coatneyi strain Hackeri chromosome 11, complete sequence DNA segment ttgccctttttttttgttcgccATACATGGAGTGAATAGCACTCTGGTGGTATGTGAGCTGGATGATATTCCTCCTGTCCAACTGGAAACGTGGGGGAATAAGATGAGTGCGTGTGTGCATAGGGGTTAGGCACTTGACCGCTTAACCGCTTAACGGGACAACAGATCAACGCTTCAAGTGGCAAACGCAGGGGCGTGTAAAAGGCTGCCTCTCACAGGGgcgttacaaaaaaataaaaataaaaagtgacCACCTGTGAAGCGCCGTATGGTTGGCTGAACAGAACGTGATAAAACTTGGGGGGCAAATATTTAAGTCTTGCCAAACGGACGACGCAAGGCGTTACGGGGCAGAACTGCCCTAACGGAATGCAACTGAGCGGCCCATTGTTAGTTGTCTCCGTACTGCTcaacttttttctctgtgcacacatttggagtgccccttcccccccaaaagagCGCCCATtgggtggagaaaaaaaaaaatatatatatccgcGCAACTCCACCATCTGACAGTCTCCACCAATAGTgttgtcaaaaaaatgggaatacGTTAAGGCAATTCTCCCGTTCGGTTGCACTGCGCAATGCGCTTGGGTTTAGCGTACGCtcctctctttttcctttttttttcccctcttttttttttcgcttttatTCCTGCCTCTCTGCACAATCTGCtcttgaaaaaaggaaccccGCGCAAAAGGCATGGGCTTTCCCCCCCAACTTTCATCCCCTTGAAGAAAtgcaaaaggaaggggagagACCATAAAGGGGGGTTTAGACataattttacttttcccagcagaaattttttttttttttttttcccaaatttgCGATTGCAATATTTTGTCCAGTGCACTACGCTTTGAGGCGCACTCTACGCGTGGAACTCTCGTTATACGTCCCATTGTATTCCCCGCATGGTCCTCCCCGCGAGGCAGTTTCGCCCACTACGTAcacatgcatgtgcacaaGTGGGAGCCCCCCAAAGGTGACACACAGAAAACTTCCTCTCCCTGCTTGAAGGAGAATCTCACCTTTGGGGGGAATTCTCCAAAACAAAagcgcggaaaaaaaaaaaaaaaaaaaacatacaaacatacatatgaacatatgAACATGTATATACTGCATAgtgctcttttattttattttattttttttactttatgcCCTTTTAACGaactttgcacatttttatttcccccccgtgGAGTTTTCGCGCAATTTCACACACACTTGGCTCGCATGCCAACTTTAAGCAGGCCGACGGTCTACTTCTCCCAACCGGGAAGGGCCACTCCACCCCCCGGTTTACAGCAACTTGGAGGCACTCCCCAGAGGTGAGGAACATCTCAGACGGGCAGGCACGCATCCGCCTACACGGGAGGATACACGTACGCGTGctcatgtgcatgtgtgcgCGAACGCGGTAGACGCAGCGCTGTGGTGAAAACTGCCTATTCGCAAAAATCagcagaagggaaaaaaaaaaaaaaaaaaaaaaaaggaactccTTTTGTTCAGCGGAACTGGACTTATGTAGCCTCCCCCACTTGCCTGATCACCTGCTTACTCGCATGCGTGTCGTGTTGAAGCGAACTAGTGGCGAAATTTTCCAAGGAATTGTTCCCTCTCCCTCCCCTTGTGTATCATCCCACTTCGCAGTGATAAGGCTATAATGTTCGGGTCGTCACTGCGGCGCGCTAGAGGCACGGTTGTAATGGACGGGAACCTGCCAACATGAATTCAGGACTGAACTTCCGTGAGTGTTCCATCTCGCACGCAGACAGTGCAAATGGGGACTCACGTGCGAACGAAAATGACTACAGCTGCCACACGTACGGCGTCGGCAGCGAAAAGAGGAGTGACTATGGAGACAGCACAAATGATCCCTCAGCCATGATGTATATGCCACATGTAAACTTGATAGGGAAAGGGGCATACCCTGTGGGAGGCcccaaaataaatataatctGCACAGCTCACCGAAGCTGCAGTGAAGTGAGTATGGCTGATGAAAGCGCGAATGCGTCAGAAAGGGTGTCCAGAAAGGCGCCCGAAAAGACGTCCGAAATGGGCAGCGCCATCACACGCAATAACAACCCGAACGGGGCGGTAAAAAGTTCACTCACGAAGAAATTGGAGAAAAATCTAGACATGAGTTTTATATACAATAAGTACGACCAGAATGGATTGCTCTATTGCAAGGCTATTAAGTTCCTGATGAAAAGCGAAACGAAACATAATTACGTAAAAACGTTGACAGTCAAAATTAACAGTCTTAAAAGCATCGGGGGGAAGCAGTACATGCGGCTGGAGCTGTCCGATGATACGAATGAGTTGTTTTTTTACTACCTGGATTTGTATGAAGAGAATTACGAAAGCATAAAACGGGAACAGACGCTGGTTATTAACTTTGATTTGTTTCCATTTAAATTTATCGACTTGTTGGAAGAGTGTGTGCTCGAGAATGAGCAATGTGAAAAAGTGGAGGACCAGAGATTGCGCGCCGTTCTCATGCTGGACGGGGGTGGTAAAATGCCCGAAAGGGATGCACACAATTATGGCAACAATGGGAATGACaatggggggggaaaagtcGGTGGATCCTACCCCTACTACAACAATAATCAGAACACTGCATATAACAGTGGGGGAAGTAATAATCCAAGTTATTATAGACCATATACCTACAATCGCAACAACGATAacgaggagaaaaatgcagAATGCGCAGTTCTCAATTTGGTCGAAATTAATCAGTTTAAAGAGCTCACTCATTTGTCCCTCCAGCTTAAGCGAGCTGACCATGAGAATGTAATTAGCTACCTGtgcaataatataaaatatatgaaggCGTACAATGGGGAAATCATCACGAAgctgaatgaagaaattgtACAGAACGGGCAGAACATGGTCCAAATTAACAGTTTGCAAAAAACGAttgaaaatttggaaaaaaatattgacaATCTAAAATGCGACTTTAACAATACGCTGAATAATGATATAAATAAGTTGAGAAAGGAACACGAAAGGATCAtcgaaaagaaagaagaaaaattccactgcgaaaatgaagaactgaAGAAGGATgtggaaaatttgaaaaataaatttacacaattaaatgaaatgaaccaaaattatgaacaaaaaatttttcacctgaacggcaaggtaaaaaatttgaaaaatgaattggaagaaaaaaacacaaacttTGTAAAATtgctgaaggagaaggaagacattgagtgtgcaaaatgtgaattggaaaaatataaaaacacaTTTACTGTTGAATTTAATAATCTCAAAACGAAATACGAAAAGGAATGCGAAAGTAATATCTCCAATAGCTCCAGCTTTGAAAGCATAAAAATTAGCAATTCCAATTTGGAAACGGAactgaaaaaatacaaagacAGGAATGGAAAACtcgagaaggaaataaacaTTGCCATTGATGAGATTAACAAGGGGAATGACATCATCACGAAGCTTCAGACGCAGTTACGtaaaatgaaggacaaaCTGAAAAGCAAGACGATGGAGCATATCAACGTGGAGAAAGTCAGTTCCCAAAATATGAGCGAAATTGGCAAGCTTCAAGGAGAGGTCAAATCATTGCAGGATAAGCTCGCCCAGCGTGAATCCGCAGAGGAGGCACTCCGCAGGGAGGTCGACGCTTTGCAGCGCCGCAACGATGAGATGGCCAAGGAGTTGAACATATCTCGGGAAGGTGAGCATCCAGCTGCTTTTATGCGTGGCTACCAGTTGAGCGTGCATCAACTATACAAATCGCTTCCCCCCCACTACGTACCTACAGTCAACCTCCGCCTGAACAAAGAAATAACCAACAACAACCTGGACATGTACGCCGCCAAGCTGAACATGGGCGGGCCCCCCAACGTTGTACCAGGTGAGGCAAAGGCGAAAAGGCCCTTCCCACTTGGCCAATTGCCCTGCCGTTATTTAATTAATTGATTTGATTTgatttgctttatttttgccGTGACCCCCCCGCAGGCGCCAACTTCCGCGTCGACACGAACCTGCTTGACAAAGATTTGTTCACGAAGTTGAAGGCGAACTTGAAGAGCTCCACGACGCCGGGCCCGGGACCCGCGTACGGCATGGACGGGTAGGCCAtcaagcgaaaaaaaaaagggaacgaaatggaaaaaaaagcaaacaaaaTTACAACGATTGGAGCGGCAACGCCTCCACTGAGCAAGTcacgcatacacacacaaacgtGCGTGCACCTCCCCCCGCAGAAACATGAACCTCAATTTAATGAATGGGAAAATAGACACTCTGGGTAAGCAGCAGCATGCACAAATGAGGCACCACGGAAGGAGAACACTTAaccacacatacacacatgtcTTCTCagcactttttcctttataattattccccccctttattttttttttcttcactggCAGACATCAATGACAGGTACAGTAAGCCTGTGAAGTTTATTCCCCCCGGAATTTGACCTCCCACTGCGGCGACCTTCCTCGTGAGCagtatgttcatttttttttacgtcttCAATTTGCGTGGCCATCAACATGGTGATCACCCTGGTGATTAACCTCATGATCATTTTTAAGTgcccttttttaagtgcCCTTTTTTAAGCGTCCATTTTTGCGTGCCTACTTTGCGTGGCCATATTTTGCGCCGCGTACGTCGCCCCTTGTTTTTGTGTTCAACTTACTTGCCCGACGTGCGCGGTAGACTTATTCGAATGCACACCCTCTATTGGTGACAGTATTAGGTGATACTTTCTTGAGTTACTTCCCTGTGGGTATCTTCTCCACTTGTGGGGGATCTTTCTGTGTTCCTTCTCCCAACCTTTGGTACGCTTGACACCCCTTGGCGACCAACGCGGAGAGCGCAAAGAACATCAGAATATTCTTGCTGTTTTTGAAAAAGGCCATGCACTTCTCCCTGTCGTCCAGCGAAGTCTTACTAATGCAATGCAACAAGTAGAGCACATTGCAGGTCGACATGACGTAGTAAGAGTAGTGCATATCGAAGAGGTATCCAGACAAATAAAACAGATAAATCATGTTAACGGCTAACAGTTTCGAATACTTCAATGTGTTATCCCCCCATTTTATAGCCAGCGACTTCAGGTTCAACTTTATGTCATCCCATTTATCCTGGTGAGCATATATCGTATCATATATTATGGTCAGATAACACAAAGGCAAAAAGCTGACACATAGGGGAAGCACATTCGCAGCGAGGTCTATATTCACGCTgcaggaaattaaaaagccAAGATTAAAGGTGATCGACAAATAGACCTGTGCGTAGTAAGTTATTCGCTTCATTAAAGGATACGAAATGATGAACGCGGTGGAAAGTAATCCTGTGTAAATGGTCTGCGGACTAAACTGAAAGAGGGTTAGGAGAGACAATGCCGAGTGGATACCTAGGTAGGTAAATGCTCTTGTCATCGTAACGGTGTTATTTGCTAGTGGTCTGTTTTTTGTTCTCTCAACATGTCTGTCATATTTTCTGTCAAAGAGGTCATTTATTATGCAGCCAACGATACGGCTATTCAGACTGCCAAAGGCAAACAGGGCGATGTCTCTTCCGATTTTGTATATAGACTCCCAATTGAGTTCATTCCCTGGGGTGGTGAATAGACTTTCCACTGGCAGGGTTAGGAAGTAACCATAAAGGGCTGAGTTCAGGAGAAGGTGTACCCCTGTTGGGATGTGCAGCCTAGATAACGTTACATATGCAGTTAGGTTCTGCTTTACCTTGTCGGGAAGCTGGATGGCCGTCACCCAATTGGCGTAGCATCGAACGCTATGGTTACGGAGGTTATTGGAGGGGTAACTTGCTGGATTGTTCACATGGTTCCTTCGATTTATCATTGATCTTCCCCCGTTCGAGTTGTCCTTACGTTGGTTACTTCCTGTGGGATCCACCCCCGTGGACGCAATGCCAGCaacacttcttcttctgcataTGCCGGCCGTTCCATTGCACCTTGGGGGAAAGCCcgtctttttccctttccctgcGTGGAGAACAAACATGGGAATTACTCCCTTCACAGGAATGCTCTTCATCGATGGGGTGCCCCTGGATAGACTGCGTACTGTTTGCAGAGCCCCCATTCTGGGGCGGGGGCTAATCCGCTGGCCCCATTTCGGGGCCCCCCTTTTGTTGAGGAGGTTCCCCAAGTGTACATGCATCCCTTCTGCCGTTTTGAATCGCTAGCCGGGTTGGCAACACGGATGGTGTTTCCAATGTTGGCGTCCTTACAGCGGTTGCTGCGATTGGCGCGTCGGTGAGGTCATCACGCTGGTCACCTGACTGTGACAACATTTGCCCACACCTGAGCGGCACACTTGCGCCACGACGGAGAGTCCTTGGAGCTTTCCGCGATTTGATAAAATGTGCGTTTGGATTGGTTTTGCATTTTACGGGGGTATTTATTGCGCTACTGTTCTCGT contains these protein-coding regions:
- a CDS encoding 4-hydroxybenzoate hexaprenyltransferase; this encodes MGALQTVRSLSRGTPSMKSIPVKGVIPMFVLHAGKGKKTGFPPRCNGTAGICRRRSVAGIASTGVDPTGSNQRKDNSNGGRSMINRRNHVNNPASYPSNNLRNHSVRCYANWVTAIQLPDKVKQNLTAYVTLSRLHIPTGVHLLLNSALYGYFLTLPVESLFTTPGNELNWESIYKIGRDIALFAFGSLNSRIVGCIINDLFDRKYDRHVERTKNRPLANNTVTMTRAFTYLGIHSALSLLTLFQFSPQTIYTGLLSTAFIISYPLMKRITYYAQVYLSITFNLGFLISCSVNIDLAANVLPLCVSFLPLCYLTIIYDTIYAHQDKWDDIKLNLKSLAIKWGDNTLKYSKLLAVNMIYLFYLSGYLFDMHYSYYVMSTCNVLYLLHCISKTSLDDREKCMAFFKNSKNILMFFALSALVAKGCQAYQRLGEGTQKDPPQVEKIPTGK